From the Sphingobacteruim zhuxiongii genome, the window ATTTAACAAAGAGTTTAGCACGAAATAGAAGATAACCTATGAAACCAAAATTTACCCTAGTATTAGCTGCGATCCTATGCTTTGGATTACAGTTTTCGAAAGCACAGATTACTATCAAAACTGATTCAAAATCTGATTCTTCAGCTAACAAATCACGTACTGAAATTGACATTAACGTTGGAAAAGACGATAAAGACGATATTAAAAAGGTTCACTACCCACGCACTTTTGGTGGGATAACCTTTTCTAGAATCGACTGGGGCTTTTCTAGATTAGTAGACAATGGAAGCTTTACGCTCTCTGAGGAGAACAAGTCTTTGGACTATAAGAAAGCATCAAACTTCGGTTTCGATGTGGCTCAATTCGGTGTACGCTTTAGTGATGTGTTTAAAGTTTATGCTTCTGCTGGTTTTGAATGGAATTACCTACGTTTAGAAAATGATGTGCTATTGCGTAAAGATGTTACGCCACTGGAATTTGAAGATCTGGACCCTAGTTCGAACTACAAAAAGAATGTTTTCACATCAACTTACCTTCGCCTACCGCTAACATTTGAATTGAGAAGTCATAAATTAAGCAATGGTAAGCGTTTAAAATTCGCTTTCGGGGCAATGACAGGGGTATTATTAAAAGGTACTCAACGTTTAAAAAGTGAAGAATTTGGAAAACAAAAATATAAAGACACTTATAACTTGACAACTTTCCAATACGGAGGATTTGCTCGAATTGGGTATGACAACTTCGGATTATTTACAAAATATTACATGAATGATATGTTCGAGAAAAGTCCAGCACAAGACGGTCTAAGAAATCTAACCTTCGGGATAACACTGGGTTTTTAATAGTAATTACAAATTGTAAAATGTATTTTTGTGTCGGGTTGTCAAGCCCGACATTTTTTTTATGAGTCAGAAATCTACTTCTTGCCAATACATATTTTCCGATGTGCAACAACCAAACCTCCCCTTAATAAATGGGAAGGACGTTTCTTGTATCTTCGATGGGAACCAACAAGTTGTCGCCGTTAACCATGTTAATTTTGGAATAGAAGAAGGAAAGATCACTGCGATTATTGGCGAATCGGGAAGTGGAAAAAGTACTTTGCTTCGCTTGATTTATGGGTTAGCCGAACCTGCGACAGGTGAAGTTCGCTATCGAGGTTGGCTTGTTCCTACTCGTAAGGATAAATTAATTCCAGGTCACGATGCGATGAAACTTGTATCTCAAGGCTTCGATGATTTGAATCAATACGCTAAAGTTTGGGATAATGTGGCTTCACAGTTACCAAATACGGATCTTGACAGAAAAAGAAATAAGACTCAAGACGTCTTAGCAAAATTACGCATCGATCATTTAGCACAAAAACGCGTTGCCGACCTAAGTGGAGGAGAAAAACAACGTGTAGCCATCTGTAGAGCATTAATTAATGATCCAGAAGTGCTGTTAATGGACGAGCCTTTCAATCAGGTAGATGCTGCTTTTCGAGACGATTTACAACAGGATATTCAACAAATTGTTCTAGACACTGGACTAACCGTGGTGTTGGTATCTCATGACCCTGCGGAAGTACTAGCAATGGCAGACTATCTAGTGGTTATGAAAAACGGTCATATCGTAGATCAAGGTGATCCAACAGATTTATATTATCGTCCGCAGAATCCTTATACTGCTAGATTATTAGCAAAGAGTAATGTACTAACTGCTGATCAGGCCTCAGATTTAGGAATTGAATCAGACGGATTAGTTTCCATTCATCAAGAAGCTATACAATTTAAGGAAGTTGAAAACGGTAGATTTTGGGTGAAAGAGAGTCGTTTTCGAGGAATGTTTACCGAAATTATTCTAGGAAATGACAAACTCGACTTGCACGTAGTTCAATTCCCTGCGAAAACGATCAAAAAAAATACGAGAATTGATATTCTCGTATCTTCAGTACATTATTTTGAGAGTAAGTCTTAATTCAGCTTAGCATTTACATTCTCTATCCATTTAATCATTGCATCGAACCAATCTCTGGAATCGGTTTTGTTTACCATTCCGAAACCGTGTCCACCCTCTTCATAAGTAAAAAGCGTGTTTTCCACCTTATTCTTATTCAAAGCAGCTTGATAGCGATAGCTGTTTTCAATCGGTACGCCTTTGTCATCTTTTGCACTCATTAAAAAGGTAGGTGGTGTACGCTGATCTACTTGCTTTTCTAAGGAGAACAATTCAACGTCTTCCTCTGTTAAATTGGGACCAATTAGATTGTTTTTAGAGCCTTTGTGGGTAATTGCATCATCCATGCTGATAACTGGATAGCACAATACAGAAAAGCTTGGTCGCAAATTGGTATCCTTCAATTCATCTGTTTGAGGTCGATCATAAAGATTGCTAAGACTTCCTGCGAGATGTCCCCCAGCTGAAAACCCTAATACAACAACCTTTTTACCAGGATTCTCTATACTTGCTGTCCTTAAAGCATATTGTGCGTCTTGCAAAGGACCGAACCGCTTGTCTTTCATCGTCTCAACCTTGGGAAGGCGATATTCTAAAACATAAGCATTATAACCTAAATCATTTAATCGATTTGCCACATCGTGACCTTCATGGTTCATCGCTACGTTGGCATATCCTCCTCCCGGGATAACTAAAAACACTAAGTCTTTATTATTTTGTTTTGCCGGATGAGCATAAAGTTTTGGAATCTCTTTTCCCGTTAATTCTTTTGTTGGTTTTGTTGCTCCAGGAATCATTTCCCCTGAATACAAAGGTCTTACTTCGCCTTGATCTTGGGCAAATGCTGCGCTCGATAACATAACAGATAATACAATAAATAAATTTTTCATGGTTTATAGGTTGGCCATTACAATAAGATCGAGATCTTTGCATGGCAGGTTGAATTTCTCACTCATATCCTTACTGGTCAAATTACCATGATAAAGGTAGATGGCACTGCGAATACCTTGGTTTGCCCATATCATCGAATTCATCCCCCCAGATTCCCCAATCTCTAACAAAATTGGTGTGAAGATGTTCGTTAGTGCGTAAGTCGCTGTACGGGCTACTCTTGAGGCTATATTGGGTACACAGTAGTGAATAACATCATATTTCTTAAAAACTGGCTTATCGTGATTGGTTACCTCTGACGTTTCGAAACAACCGCCTTGATCTATACTAACGTCAATTAATACGGAATTAGGCTTCATTTTCGACACGGTTTCTTCTGAGATTAGACATGGGGTCCTGCCGTTTTTAGCACGAACGGCACCGATAACAACATCACATGTTCGAACAGCCTTATTTAGAATAATCGGTTGGATAACCGACGTAAACACACGACTACCAACATTACTCTGCAACCTTCGTAATCTGTAAATCGAGCTATCAAACACTTTAACTTGCGCTCCTAAGGCAATAGCTGTTCGGGCGGCAAATTCTCCAACCGTGCCCGCTCCGATGATTACCATTTCGGTCGGTGGAACACCTGTTACTCCTCCTAACATTAATCCTTTGCCATCAAAAACATTGCTTAAGTATTCTGCAGCGATTAACACAGAAGTTGCTCCTACGATTTCACTCATCGCTCGAACAACAGATAAATGACCTCCCTCGTCTTGCAAATATTCGTACGATAAGGCTGTGATCTGTTTCTTCATTAACGCTTTGAGCGTCTCAATACTCATCAAGGAAGGTTGTTGGGAACTAAAAAGTACTTGACGATTTCTCATCATATCGACTTCCTTTAATGTAGGGCTTGATATCTTGATAATGATATCGGCTTTGAACACTTCTTTTGCATCGTATACAATTTGTGCACCTTGCTCACTATAATGGTGGTCGAGAAAGTTAGACTTGTTACCAGCTCCACTTTCCAGGATGATTTCATGACCATTCTCGACCAATAGGCCAACAGACAATGGAGTTAATGCAATTCTATTTTCTTGAAAAGAGGTTTCTTTTGGTATTCCTATGGTTAATCTTCCCTTTTTCCTGCCCGTTTTCAGCATGGCTTCCTGTGGCTGCAACACACCTTGCTGAGCAATCTTCGACACGTTTATCATTTACGAATTAATAAGTTAACCTAAAAATAAGCAATAATCTTTCAATTAAACAGCGTTTTAAGATTATATTTACTAAAAAAATAGGGAGATCAACGCTTAAAATAATGTAAGTTTGCACTCTAACCGGTCACTATGAAGATTTTTAAACCACTAAATCATATAAGAATAGTTCCTAGATGGATCATATTCATGTTTGATATAGCCGTATCCGCCATTGCTTTTATATTTGCTTTTACGTTATACAACAATTTCAAACTAGAAGCTTTTTCTAGAGTCGATTTTGCTACTTCGTTCTTATTCTGCATCAGCATTACGGCAATTTCTTTCTTTGTGTTTAGGTTGTACAGTGGTATCGTCCGCTACACATCTGCCGTAGATTCTATTCGAATCTTATCGACAATTGTGTTTACTTCCATCATCATGTTCTTGGTTAAATTGGTGTTCATCGCATTTGATCTGCACCTTACCGTGCCGACCAATTTGATTATCATCTATTCGCTATTTGCATTTACTGGTTTAACGACCTACAGAACTTGTATAAAGATCTTTTTTCAGTATACAAAATCGGCTGGCAATGGTCGTAAAAGTGCGGCGGTTTATGGAGCAGGGGATCTCGGAATTGCGGTAAAACGTACTTTTGAACATGACTTTCGCTCGGATAAAACAATCGTAGCCTATATTGATGATAATGAGGAGAAAATTGGAAAATCTATTGATGGATTGAAGATTTTCGCATCGAAAGACTTTCAACGTATTATTGATAAATATGGCATTGATGAATTAATTATAGCTTCCTCACGCATTGATATTGAGACAAAGAATGCGATTATTGATCAAGCGTTAGAGCATAATGTCAACGTCTTGACGCTACCTCCTGTAAATAAGATTATGAATGGAGATCTCTCTCCAAGTCAAATAAAGAAAATAAAGATTGAGGATTTATTAGAGCGTGCGCCGATTCAAATTTCAAATGAGAAATTAATGGATCAAATAAAAGGCAAGCGCGTGCTAGTCACTGGTGCTGCAGGATCTATTGGTAGTGAGATATCAAAACAATTAGGCCGTTATGAGCCTCAAATGATAATCTTATGTGATCAAGCGGAATCTCCGTTGCATAACTTACAATTAGATTTACAAGATCAGTTTAAAAATCAAATATACCACAGTTATATTGCCGATGTTCGAAACGAAGAGCGTATGCGTGAACTGTTTCAAACTTTTAAACCCCACTACGTTTACCATGCCGCTGCATATAAACATGTTCCAATGATGGAAAACCATCCGAGTGAGGGGGTAAAAACGAATGTATTCGGCACATATCTATTAGCGAACCTCGCTGTAGAATTCGAAGTGAGTAAGTTTGTATTTGTTTCTACTGACAAGGCCGTTAATCCAACCAATGTCATGGGTGCGACGAAACGGATTGCGGAGAAATACGTACAAAGCTTAAACAATTATTTGTCCAATATCAATGGCGGTCGCGGCACTAAATTTATTACAACACGATTTGGTAACGTGCTGGGTTCGAATGGGTCAGTTATTCCACGATTCAAAGATCAGATTGACAAAGGTGGCCCTGTAACGGTGACTCACCCTGATATCACGCGTTATTTCATGACGATTCCAGAAGCCTGTCAATTAGTATTAGAGGCTGGAAATATGGGAAATGGTGGCGAGATCTTCGTGTTTGACATGGGTAAATCAGTCAAAATTGTTGATTTAGCAAAAAAGATGATTAAACTATCTGGACACACACCATTCAAGGATATTGAGATCAAATTTACAGGACTACGCCCTGGAGAGAAACTCTATGAGGAGTTATTAAACGACTTGGAGAACACGGTGAACACACACCACGAGAAAATCATGATTGCCAAGGTTCGTGAGAATGATTTTGAGCTGGTAAAAACCGAGATTTCAAACCTTTCAACAGCCTTAAATCTCCAGAATAACATGAACATTGTAAGGCAGATGAAAGTGATTGTACCAGAGTTTAAGAGTCAAAACTCGATATACGAACAACTGGATAAAGAAACCTTGGAAGTAACTAATCCTCAAACCACTTAATTATTTTCGGGAAATTATTGCAAGTATTCTATAAAAGTGTATTTTTGCGTTCCGTAATCTATTCAAACTAAGAATGTCACAAAATAATCAAAACGTTTCTTCAACGACTACTGGCGGATCGAAGAAATCTTTTTTTCAGGAAAACGAAAAGAGCATCATCTTTATTGTAGCTGCTATTATTGTATTAATTTTATTATACATCGGCTACCAAAAATTATATCTAGCACCTAGAGCTGAGAAAGCATCTTCTGAAATGTATCAAGCGGAGCAATACGCAATGATCGATTCATTACAGAAAAAAGCAATTGACGGCGATGGGTCATTTGCAGGATTCAAAGAAATCGCTGATGAATACAGCAACACAAAATCGGCTAATATTGCTAATGCGTACCTAGGTGGTTTGTATTTACGTCAAAAGAACTTCCAAGAAGCAATCAAATATTTGGAACAATACTCTGAGACTGGCAGTGCTATTTTAGACCCTTTAGTGATTGGCTTATTAGGCGATGCTTACTCCGAAGAAAAGATCTATGATAAAGCAGCTAATTTTTACAAAAAAGCAGCGGATAAATCATCAAACACATTTACTACACCAGTATTCTTAAAGAAATTAGGTCTAGTATACGAAGAGCTTCAAGATTACAAAAATGCGGAAGCTACTTATGAAAAGATTCGTAATGATTTCCCTGAAAGTGCTGAAGCAACAACTATTGATAGCTTCATCGCAAGAGTACAGGCGAAACAGTAATAATAAAATTTTAGTAACTTTGAGGGCCCCCAACAGGTGGCCCTTTTTTTTAGGATAATATTTTTATTTATGTCAAGCAGTTTAAAGAACCTTTCGGATTTTTCCCATATTCAAGTTGGTAGTGCAGCGGAGCTGAAATTTGCAATTGTGGTATCGCAATGGAATGCAAAGATTACTGGTGCTTTATTAAATGGAGCGTACAAAGGTTTATTAGATCACGGAGCAAAAGAAGAGAATATCGAACTTATTGAAGTTCCAGGAAGCTATGAATTAATCGCAGGAAGCGACATTGCTTTACGCAATCAGGAACTTGATGCTGTTATTGCATTAGGTTGCGTGATTCAGGGTGAAACAAGACATTTTGATTTCATTTGTCAGGCGGTGGGAACCGAGCTTGCTCAGGTAGGATTAAAACATAGTAAACCTGTTATTTTTGGCGTGTTAACAACCGACAACTTGCAACAAGCGATTGACCGCGCTGGTGGTAAGCATGGGAATAAGGGCGAAGAAGCCGCTATTACAGCCATTCAGATGGGCTTAATTCACAAAACTCATTAATGGTATTGTTTTTGATTAATTAGGAATATGAAGCGATATCTATTTATAGTTCTAGGTGTTGTGTTCCTTGGATCCAGCATCTTATCTTCATGTGCATCTCAAGCGTGCGCTGCCTATGGTTCATATCCCAAAAAGAAATATAGAAGCAGGTAATCACAAAGCAGGGGGTGTCCTAGTTTCACATTAAATTTCAGTATAATGAAAAATAAGAAGAATATAGTTCTCTATATCTACATGTTTCTTATTGTAGCAATAATTCCCTCGCAGCCTATTTTTGCGCAGAGCGGTTCCATCAGTGATAAAATATGGAATGCTGTGGGAGGAAAGAACAAATGGGACGACACAAACTTCATGATGTTTACCGTTTCCGGCAATAGTAAATTCAATACTATTAGTACCGAGCGTAAGTTCCTTTTGGATAAAAAAACAGGGGATGTTCGCTTTGAGGGAAGCATTAAGAATGAAGCAGTCGTACTTTTATTCAATGTTCGTACGCAAAAGTTATCAGCAGTATTCAATGACAACGGAGCAAATTTGCCGATTCAAGAGTATAAAGATGACTTACCCAACATCATTGAACAATACAATCAAGATTTGAAGGTATTGTCCCTTCCTGTGACGCTATTGTCTAATTCGACTTTAAGTGATCAAACAGAAAGTAAGATTATTAATGCCGAGCGGTTGAAAAAGATTAACTTCAATAACTTCTTAGGAAAAGCAGGAAGCATCTATGTCAACGAAGAAACGGGCTTAATTAAGCGAATTGACGTCGACAGCAAGAGTTATACAGTCAATGGCTATAAGGATATCGGAAGTGGACTTGTGCTCCCTACGAGCTTTAAAGGCAGCTCAGACAGCATCACTTATCAGAAGGTTGCTTCGTTCACAGACATGGAACGACAAAAGTTTAAAACATTTTAATAAAAAAGCCCGCTTATCGCGGGCTTTTTTATTATTCCTGTATATATTCACTTACTCGTCCTACCCTTCCATTCTTCGAAATAGCAGCCAACTTGATACGCTGACCTTTCGTAACCTTAATTCCCTGTTTCGGAAAAACTAGACTATGTAAAGTAGGCTCACTATTATCGGTGGTGTAGTGAATAACAAAACCTGGGTATTCAATATTGGCGAGCAGTTTATTCCCTTGTGCTTTAACGCCTACCGATGGTAATCTATATTGAAATCCTCCGGCAAGTTTATCTAGTTTTGGTAGTTCCTGTATTCCGACCTTTCTAATAAATGCGGTATAGGTATTATCAAATTCTCTCTTGTCAAACCTACTATCGTCTTCCCAGTGATGTGCCGGTCTCCAAGCGCGTTCAGCTAATGCAAATAAACGCGGAAGAAGCATATAGTCCATTCGATCAGCCGAAAGTACCGTTTCTTGCCACAGTGCAGCTTTTAATCCAATTAAATTAGATTTCCCCTGTTCTGTTAATCTAGTTTTTTGACTAATATACTTGGGATCTAACTTTGCGCCCGCATCTGTATATTTCATATTAGCAAAGAATGCCTCAGGCAATAACGCAAAGGACTGGTACAAATCAGAGATTGATGCCCACTTTAGTCCAGGTTCACGAAAGTCCTTATCCCATACCATGTCTAAGTAGTAGTTTGCACAGCTTGCAAAAATAGTTTTGTAACCTGCATTAGCCAGTTTATAAGCTAAGTCTTCTTGTCCCCCGCCGATGACATTATTCCAAACATCTAACAACATGCCCTTGTCTGCTAACTTATCATTAACAACCATACCGTCGCCCTTATTAACCATACCTATCTCTTCCCATCCAGCCATTTCTAAGCCTTTAGACTCGCATAGCGCCTGAATCTTGGAGATATAGTAAGGCCAAACTTCATAAACAGTCTTAAAGCCTTCTCTATTCATCAATTCTTTAACCTTAGGAGAATTCTCCCAAGAGCCCGCGGGAACCTCGTCACCGCCTAAGGAAATCGTCTTTAACGTCAATCCTGCATCGGAATACATCTTTTGAATATCTGTAATAACGACATCTAAAAATCGATATACAGAAGGAAGTGCAGGATTCATTACGTTATCATCCCAGTATTGCGCTGAGCTATATTTTGATTTATCTTCAGCTTCATAGAGTAAAAACTCTTCTGCTTCCTTTTGTTTACCCTGCGCCATCAAACGCATAAATCGGTGCTCCATGGATTTAATTGCCGCTCGAGCATGTCCAGGAGTTTCAATTTCTGGAATTACCGTAATATAACGCGCGGACGCATAATTTAAGATTTCTAAAAAGTCTGCACGTGATAAGTAATGTCCCTTCGTTTCGGATACTCCCGAGCCATAAGCGGGCTGCAAACTATGACCATCTTTAAAATACGGAGACCTGACAGAGCCAATTTCTGTCAATTCAGGTAATGTTGGAATCTCTAAACGCCAACCTTCATCGTCAATCAAGTGTAAATGCAGTTTGTTGAGCTTATATTGCGCCATCAAATCAAGATATTTCAGGATAACTTCCTTGTCCTTGAAATTTCTAGCGATATCGATCATCAACCCTCTGTATGAGTAACGCGGCTTATCATGTACTTCAACATATGGTAAATTTACATTTCCAATTCCCAGCAATTGGTCAGCAGTCAATAGTGATTTAATAGATTGTAAGGCATAGAATATCCCCGAGGGCTTCCCTCCTTTTATTTCAATTCCA encodes:
- a CDS encoding alpha/beta hydrolase, which gives rise to MKNLFIVLSVMLSSAAFAQDQGEVRPLYSGEMIPGATKPTKELTGKEIPKLYAHPAKQNNKDLVFLVIPGGGYANVAMNHEGHDVANRLNDLGYNAYVLEYRLPKVETMKDKRFGPLQDAQYALRTASIENPGKKVVVLGFSAGGHLAGSLSNLYDRPQTDELKDTNLRPSFSVLCYPVISMDDAITHKGSKNNLIGPNLTEEDVELFSLEKQVDQRTPPTFLMSAKDDKGVPIENSYRYQAALNKNKVENTLFTYEEGGHGFGMVNKTDSRDWFDAMIKWIENVNAKLN
- a CDS encoding tetratricopeptide repeat protein is translated as MSQNNQNVSSTTTGGSKKSFFQENEKSIIFIVAAIIVLILLYIGYQKLYLAPRAEKASSEMYQAEQYAMIDSLQKKAIDGDGSFAGFKEIADEYSNTKSANIANAYLGGLYLRQKNFQEAIKYLEQYSETGSAILDPLVIGLLGDAYSEEKIYDKAANFYKKAADKSSNTFTTPVFLKKLGLVYEELQDYKNAEATYEKIRNDFPESAEATTIDSFIARVQAKQ
- a CDS encoding outer membrane beta-barrel protein codes for the protein MKPKFTLVLAAILCFGLQFSKAQITIKTDSKSDSSANKSRTEIDINVGKDDKDDIKKVHYPRTFGGITFSRIDWGFSRLVDNGSFTLSEENKSLDYKKASNFGFDVAQFGVRFSDVFKVYASAGFEWNYLRLENDVLLRKDVTPLEFEDLDPSSNYKKNVFTSTYLRLPLTFELRSHKLSNGKRLKFAFGAMTGVLLKGTQRLKSEEFGKQKYKDTYNLTTFQYGGFARIGYDNFGLFTKYYMNDMFEKSPAQDGLRNLTFGITLGF
- the ribH gene encoding 6,7-dimethyl-8-ribityllumazine synthase; this translates as MSSSLKNLSDFSHIQVGSAAELKFAIVVSQWNAKITGALLNGAYKGLLDHGAKEENIELIEVPGSYELIAGSDIALRNQELDAVIALGCVIQGETRHFDFICQAVGTELAQVGLKHSKPVIFGVLTTDNLQQAIDRAGGKHGNKGEEAAITAIQMGLIHKTH
- a CDS encoding family 20 glycosylhydrolase — translated: MRIFTKMALVILMSSMTSAFAQKQDFQVKWDYSAQYNGKDSLGLQLTLINKGSSNLELKNYSLWFNSMYPIQEGSFGNYNIHNRNGNLYSIDFDGGTILAQDSLRIEYQSPYPIAHSSLVPNGFYLQHNIDNKNIIPINDPIIAPLKISATEQNQFLTNLYEKTALRKGEGNQLILPTPYAMKEGKGNLRLSVSVGYYVDDAFKTDLSMWNAFADQLSQIKFTNADVRSARFKVLFDEGMGEEEYKLKINANGIEIKGGKPSGIFYALQSIKSLLTADQLLGIGNVNLPYVEVHDKPRYSYRGLMIDIARNFKDKEVILKYLDLMAQYKLNKLHLHLIDDEGWRLEIPTLPELTEIGSVRSPYFKDGHSLQPAYGSGVSETKGHYLSRADFLEILNYASARYITVIPEIETPGHARAAIKSMEHRFMRLMAQGKQKEAEEFLLYEAEDKSKYSSAQYWDDNVMNPALPSVYRFLDVVITDIQKMYSDAGLTLKTISLGGDEVPAGSWENSPKVKELMNREGFKTVYEVWPYYISKIQALCESKGLEMAGWEEIGMVNKGDGMVVNDKLADKGMLLDVWNNVIGGGQEDLAYKLANAGYKTIFASCANYYLDMVWDKDFREPGLKWASISDLYQSFALLPEAFFANMKYTDAGAKLDPKYISQKTRLTEQGKSNLIGLKAALWQETVLSADRMDYMLLPRLFALAERAWRPAHHWEDDSRFDKREFDNTYTAFIRKVGIQELPKLDKLAGGFQYRLPSVGVKAQGNKLLANIEYPGFVIHYTTDNSEPTLHSLVFPKQGIKVTKGQRIKLAAISKNGRVGRVSEYIQE
- a CDS encoding alanine dehydrogenase, with protein sequence MINVSKIAQQGVLQPQEAMLKTGRKKGRLTIGIPKETSFQENRIALTPLSVGLLVENGHEIILESGAGNKSNFLDHHYSEQGAQIVYDAKEVFKADIIIKISSPTLKEVDMMRNRQVLFSSQQPSLMSIETLKALMKKQITALSYEYLQDEGGHLSVVRAMSEIVGATSVLIAAEYLSNVFDGKGLMLGGVTGVPPTEMVIIGAGTVGEFAARTAIALGAQVKVFDSSIYRLRRLQSNVGSRVFTSVIQPIILNKAVRTCDVVIGAVRAKNGRTPCLISEETVSKMKPNSVLIDVSIDQGGCFETSEVTNHDKPVFKKYDVIHYCVPNIASRVARTATYALTNIFTPILLEIGESGGMNSMIWANQGIRSAIYLYHGNLTSKDMSEKFNLPCKDLDLIVMANL
- a CDS encoding nucleoside-diphosphate sugar epimerase/dehydratase, which produces MKIFKPLNHIRIVPRWIIFMFDIAVSAIAFIFAFTLYNNFKLEAFSRVDFATSFLFCISITAISFFVFRLYSGIVRYTSAVDSIRILSTIVFTSIIMFLVKLVFIAFDLHLTVPTNLIIIYSLFAFTGLTTYRTCIKIFFQYTKSAGNGRKSAAVYGAGDLGIAVKRTFEHDFRSDKTIVAYIDDNEEKIGKSIDGLKIFASKDFQRIIDKYGIDELIIASSRIDIETKNAIIDQALEHNVNVLTLPPVNKIMNGDLSPSQIKKIKIEDLLERAPIQISNEKLMDQIKGKRVLVTGAAGSIGSEISKQLGRYEPQMIILCDQAESPLHNLQLDLQDQFKNQIYHSYIADVRNEERMRELFQTFKPHYVYHAAAYKHVPMMENHPSEGVKTNVFGTYLLANLAVEFEVSKFVFVSTDKAVNPTNVMGATKRIAEKYVQSLNNYLSNINGGRGTKFITTRFGNVLGSNGSVIPRFKDQIDKGGPVTVTHPDITRYFMTIPEACQLVLEAGNMGNGGEIFVFDMGKSVKIVDLAKKMIKLSGHTPFKDIEIKFTGLRPGEKLYEELLNDLENTVNTHHEKIMIAKVRENDFELVKTEISNLSTALNLQNNMNIVRQMKVIVPEFKSQNSIYEQLDKETLEVTNPQTT
- a CDS encoding ABC transporter ATP-binding protein, which encodes MSQKSTSCQYIFSDVQQPNLPLINGKDVSCIFDGNQQVVAVNHVNFGIEEGKITAIIGESGSGKSTLLRLIYGLAEPATGEVRYRGWLVPTRKDKLIPGHDAMKLVSQGFDDLNQYAKVWDNVASQLPNTDLDRKRNKTQDVLAKLRIDHLAQKRVADLSGGEKQRVAICRALINDPEVLLMDEPFNQVDAAFRDDLQQDIQQIVLDTGLTVVLVSHDPAEVLAMADYLVVMKNGHIVDQGDPTDLYYRPQNPYTARLLAKSNVLTADQASDLGIESDGLVSIHQEAIQFKEVENGRFWVKESRFRGMFTEIILGNDKLDLHVVQFPAKTIKKNTRIDILVSSVHYFESKS